ATGTTATGAATACATCTAATCGTGTCTTTTCACCTCTTTGCCTGAACTATTAGCACTATTTTTTTCAGCTTCATGCCCTTATATCTCTCTCAGTATCCTCATATTTTTTTCCCTGTAAacctctctcactctctcttgtTATGTCAGCTACTGGAACAAAACGAATCAATACAGAGACTACACCGGTTCAGAGAGATGCCTCGGCTAAGCAGACCGCAACCAAGGGACCTTATGGTGGTAAGAACCCCGGATGCACAACGAGCTGCGGATTGAGGTTACCAAGGAAAACAGAGGCCTCAGCAGCAAGATGGATTAAGCATCTTGGCTGTAAATTTGCAAAAGGTTTGCGTCTAGTggtgatgaggaagaagagagagtcTCCAGCGTCcaaggtttcttcttcttcctcctcaggGAGATCTCAGCCGTCAATCATGCCAATAAGCAATGACAGTCATAGATCAGAGGCTATAGAAGACTGCATAGAGTTCATCAACTCATCATCCTCCTTCACCAGATCAAACTCTACTTCTTAGCAAGTTCCATCTCTCCCGAATCCGTTGTCACCGTTGTTCATTGTCTATATCTATTTGCTTATTTATGAGAATCACATGTAATTGTCTACGTCTGTATGTGACTTTCTGTTGATGGAGTAAAGTATATATGTGATCAGTTATCATCGTCCTCTTGCTCTTTCTCTCACTCTGTCTAGAAATGTTCAACCTTTGCTGTTCAAGTGTTCATAAACATAAGAACCACAGAATATTTATTATATGCAATAACTATATTTAAATGTCATCATGTAACATGATTTAATCTACTAAAGGTAAACTAAAAATAGCTTATCCAAACAATTGTATCCACCTTCAGTGAATGGTACACCAACACCTGAACCATTCAATGTGTGTTAACAATTTGATTAGCCTAAAATGACTAATCTCTTTATACTGATGTTTCACCTAATTCTAGCATATCTTTTGTTAGATAATGATTGCATCTTATAGGCCGCGTTCAATTTGCTATAAAATACTATGCTTTTGCTGGTCTACTAAAAGCTGAAACTCCCACTAATCGTAAATAAACATCAATCTGCTGATGTTTTTGGTCCACTAATATTCCTGTATGTATGCAAATCGTATATCGATCAAAATCAAATAAAGTATTAACCCGAGGGGaccaaatcaaataaaaagtgATGACAAAGCCCAAATGTTTAAGCAAATCACAGAGGCCACCAAGCCCATGTTTAAAAAACACTTCTCGCCCACAGCCACCGGCAATCTTCCCGCCATGGATTCCCGGCGTAGCCTCAAACCTAAGTTTTCAAACACATATCTTCTTCCCCTTCATGGCTCTGATcttgaaatataattaaaaagaagCTGGAGATTTCAAAATGGAcggttactctctctctctctacctcGGTGTTCTCGCTCCTCCCACGTTCCTCCTCGCCTCTTACGCGTTGCGTGTTTCCTAAAAAGGCCAGTTCGCCACCTTCGTCGCCGCTTCGTCCTCTTCACACAAAGCGGCGACGATCTGATTCCCACTACTCGATCGTACAGATTCGAATCGAATCTACGCTCCGTGTTTCCCGCGATTATCGAGCTGATATAAAGTGTAATCATCTTCCTTATTCGCATCACTCGCATCTTCGATTCCGCGAATTGAGGGGGGGAGAGAACGAATCTGCGATTCTTCTCAAGGTAATCATCAGCTtccatgtctctctctctctactatcTTGCGCGTTGCGTGAATACGTAAATCTCAATTAGCTGCAGGAGCTTTGAAGATATGACTGATGTGGAACGTGAAGCGATTGTTAACGATGAATCAGAGCCGAATCGATTCAGTGATAATGCTAGTAAAAGCCTTGTCTGTCAACTTCATAGTGGCTTTAGTGAAAGGTAACAGTAATGCTTAGGCTGAATGGTGTTAAGGAAAATTGAATAGAACTTTATTGGTTTCTCGCTGCAGGTTTCTCAGATGGAGACGGAGGTATCTTCCCGTTGGTGGAGGTACCAGACGTGGCCACGGTTCAGTGAAGCTTTCGGGACCTCTTGTTTCTGGAGCAGCTTACTGTGTCTCTTCCTGCAGCATGATAATTATGAATAAGATTGTTCTCTCCAGCTATAATTTCAACGCAGGAGTCTCTTTGATGTTGTATCAAGTAAGAGATACTGATCCATGAGCTTGATATCCTTACCTTTATGATGATTTGACGAAAGTTGGTGTTATCAGAACTTGATCAGCTGTTTGGTGGTAGCTCTACTAAAACTCTCTGGAGTGGTTTCAGTGGAAAGATTTAACTGGAAGTTGATAAGAGTGTGGATGCCTGTTAATGTTATCTTTGTGGGCATGCTCATCTCAGGAATGTACAGGTAAGGTTTCAACATTTGTCAGGAGCCTAGACTAATtggtgaaaatttaattttaaagacttattttgtaacattaCGTTTCTGTTCCAGTTTGAAATACATAAACGTTGCTATGGTGACTATACTGAAGAATGCAACGAATATTATTACAGCGATAGGGGAGTTATACATGTTCCGAAAAAGGCAGAATAACAAGGTTTGGGCTGCAATGTTCATGATGGTAAGTTAAAATCTCACATCTGTAGCAACCCTGTTTGATGTCAAAAGTGATAACAAACTAAGAGTCTGCAATATAGATCATCTCTGCAATTAGCGGAGGCATCACGGATCTTACATTCAACGCGGTAGGGTACACGTGGCAGACTGCCAACTGCGTTCTAACTGCAAGTTATTCAGTAAGTTCACCCTTATgaaacaagtaacaagattCACACACACTCTATAATGATGATCTTGTTCAACTCTATGTCACAGCTTACTCTGCGCCGAGTCATGGAGAAAGCAAAACAGTCCACAAAGTCTGGGTCCCTTAATGAGGTGTCAATGGTGCTGCTGAATAATCTCTTGTCACTGCCTTTTGGCATAATCCTTATCATCTTACTGGGTGAATGGAGATACGTAATAAGCACGTAAGAACAATTAAAATAGACCTACACTTGTCCAGAAATTTAGtatcttgtctttttttttaaacccttACATTTGTTGGTGTTTTACACTTTGGCAGGGATGTGACACAAGATGCAATGTTTTGGGTAGCCGCAACAGCAAGTGGCTTCCTTGGTCTGGCCATCAGCTTCACTTCGATGTGGTTCTTGCATCAAACCGGACCCACAACGTACAGGTATCTCTCTTTTTGGACTACAGAAAGAAACATTGCCTTATAATCTTTCATTTGTAAGTGGGTTATAACGGTATGATGTTCTTTCTATAATGTTGGCCAGTCTGGTGGGTTCATTAAACAAGGTTCCGATATCATTATCTGGTCTTGTACTCTTTGATGTCCCTCTCAGTCTCCCAAATTTGTTCAGCATACTTTTTGGTGAGTAAAACTGTTCTGCTCCACTTATATGCTCTCTTTTTCTATGGTGAGTTAAGGTAGGAAAGATTCAATTGGTGTatgttgattttgattttgcaggTTTATTTGCTGGTGTTGTCTTTGCCAGAGCCAAAATGTCATAACCGTGTTTCCAAGCCAAAGTACAACTCGTTGCAGAGGCTGAAGacaattttttctataaaaaaaacacagaagAGAAAGGCTTCTCGATCTGTAGCTAATAGTTCCAACTTTGGATACATTTTTCTTATACAAGGTAGAAACATGGAGGTTCTATCGATTTTCAGTTTTGAGAGCTTACTTTAACGTATCAACCATAAATTGTACATGGATAATGGATAAGTAATCCATACATTCGACTTGAATGGTTGTTGAGGACTCTTTAGTATATTTAAGCTTTCTGATCCGTTTACCTCAAAAGATTTTGGGTTTGTTCTGATGTGACTACTGCACTCCAAATTTGTTAAAACactaataaacaaattatagcCTCAGTGCGTAAACTGGTGAGAAACTGACAGGCGCATGGTTGTCCAGATAAAAGGACATGTCCGTGACGATATGGATTAATCCAAGGAGATTTGCCACATGACATGAGTTTTGTAAAAAGAAACACACTTTACATTTAGACAATTTTTTATGCCTCTTTCTATTAGGTTGTGTTCTGTTGAAGTGGAGCATCTAGAGGGAAACACGTCTCATCACCACCGGTGTTCCAAAGGAAATGTGCGTAGTTAGCAGAGTAAAATGAGTTGGTTGGATCAGCAGAGATTGCTTCCAAGAACGTTTCCTCTGCTCTCCCTATATCGTTCCTAGCTTTCCACAGAAACGTCGCGTATTTATTCAGCGCCTCCGCGTCTGTTGGCTCTGCTTTTGCCGCTCTCTTGAAATACTTTTCCGCTCTGTATTCAGACCCAAACAACAATAAGAGGCCACGTTAGAATGTGACAAAGATCTAGCACAGGTGTGGTTTTGTTACATTAGGGTAGTGAGATAAGAATCTATATAAAAGGGTAAGTGAGAAGGTTATAAGTGAATTGGGTTCTGGTTATAGAACGTGACAGGTGCATCAAATCAAAGTTGTCGGCAATGAAAACGCTATTGAATTATGGGTCATGGGTAAAATGTACTTTCTGATGAcctttttcatcaaaatatctTTGGGTTTTAAATAGTATTGAACTATTTGTTATGCACATTTTAGCGATTAGTGCCTAGGAACACTTAATGTGACACCGATGTAATCAACAACTTGTCAGAGCAAAAACTTATTAACAAATCAGTTTTTACTTTGTAGTATTTTGATTCTTGGAGGAGAAGTAATTATCAGAACTTCACCATATCTCCACTATCATGCcaagttttttaaaatcttttatttgTTGGGAACCCTGAACCCTAAAAGACAAAATCTTTGGGAAATAACACAAGtgacattattttattttattctgaaAATGGAGATGTGGAATTTTCTATCTACTAGTTGTCTTCTTTCTCTTAAGTGGTAAGAGATAACTGGTTCACTCATTTTAAGCCTATCCGATTGGTTCTTATAGTGATTTGATTATGACAATTTGTTAGCTAACACCTTATATATCTCCTTAACCCCCTACACATATCTATCATTCCatgacttctttttttttgaactattaCTCCATGACATTTACTTGTGACTATAAGGATCGACTTTGCAACATGTAAAACGCAAGATTTGCATGCAAGAGTCTAAACCAAATCTACACACTCTAATCATgatctaaacaaagaacaaaatcaatacaatattttaaatcacGCTATCATTATAATACGATGGTTAAATGTTAATTACCTGTCGTAGTCATGAATGATTAGGTAGAGAAACTGAGCGTAATTAGCGAGAAGGAGAACGTTATGAGGCTGCTGAGACAACCCCGTTTGGTAGAGAAGCTCCGTCTTGAAGTAATCCATTGACTCTTCAGCTTCTACTCGTGCCTCCACCGGAGACACCATCTGCTTCATCGTCTCGTGATCCAACGTTTCCATTTTCTCCGACTCCTCCAAGATCGAGTTCCACTGTTTAATCTCTTCTTGTCCCGACGCAGATACGTCTGAATCCGAAGTTGAAAACTGAGATAACATTCTGAACTTGTCAGACCCATCGCCGTCTGTTCCGCTTTGTGCCGGCCGGATGTTGTTCCCACCGCTGCCGCCGTCGGTGGGAGAAGAAACAGAGAATGTCTTGATCACTGAGGAGTCGAACTTCTCATGGGAcctaaggcaaaaaaaaaaattaaagtctcTAAactaatatttcattaaaagtttctgataaatgtttttttcaaaaaattataagtatatctataaataaatttgtgacaaaataaaaatattttcgaataaataaaaaatttcaccccttttcttatttttataatgtaaaaataaatatattttttgaagaaaatcggACTCtcacttattaaaaaataagagGTTTTGAGTGGTTGCACTGTATGTCCCCTTATCTAAGCCGGCATTGGTCTCCGTCGTGTCGAAACTCAAAGATACGGCAGCTAAGGCGGAGTTTGTGCCGATAGAGTAAACCGTGAAGTTGGCTAAGAGGATCATAACAGAGACCATCAACGTAGGAGTGGTAGAGAAAACTTGTTGGAACAACCAAACGAACGATGCATGCATCTCTTTCCTCACGCGAAGGAGGACACCTTGGAGATCTTCGAAGAGAAGAAGCTCTCTCATGTGTAATGTGAAGCTCTGGAGTTCACGGATCATGAACACCATAGAAGAGAAGGCTCTCTTCACAGCTGATGATTCACCGACTTGTTTGATAACTTCTTCCTCCATCTTTAGCTTTCTCTTTATAATCCGAAGCGAGAGAGGAAGTTCGACACTGTTTGCTTTCCTCTCGATGGTTGACATTTGGACCGTCTCATGCCAAGGTGGTTTCATTGTGTCCATTATACTGAAGTCATGACTTCCAAAGATGTCGTTGTCCTCTTCGTTGGAGACTTGGAACTTGAGAGAAAGCTCTTGCATCTTTTTTGAAAACTCCTCCTCTGAGAAGGGGTCGACGCTTGTGCTAAAAGCTCTGCGAAGCAAGTGAGTTTTGGTGTGTCTCGATGATTCCCAGAGCTCACAGGACAGAGAGCGTCCGTTGTTGCCGATGCTACGTCGTTTTGAAAGAGATGAAACGGTGGAGGAAGATAGGGTTTGAGAAAGGGAAGAGGAGTGATGAGCTACACATTGATGCAAAGTTGAGGTTGTAGCTATTTTCATTcccattttggaaaaaaaatatcttcagAATATTTACCTTGTCGATTATATAGTTTagcaataacaaaaacaaaagtggAGAAAAAAAGAGCAGAAGCTGGAGGCTactttcttcttcctcacgCACTCTATCAATGTGTTTTGTTGgaaggaaacaaataaaaactcgagagagagagagagagataaccCTGAAGTGGAGCTCGAGGCAGATGATTCAGTTTAGAAGGCGAGCTGCTCTTTTTATACAATAGCCAacaagatttatttattttttgttcacttAATACTTTCACTTAGCCAACAAGATTTATCAaactatgaaaaaatatatatttttctaaaaatagcatGTGAAATAGTTTACGTAGAATAGTCAACGAAATATCGCAGAGGAGCAACGGAGAAACCGGTAACAAATAAATTAGGTTTAATCCCAacttttaaagattaaaaaaaaaatcaactaggAGAAATACTCTTTAGATTTTACTAAATCATGTTTTATGACAAAATTagcacacaatttttttttttatataaaaaataacattaattcaaagtaaatatatattttgttttatatttgagtttgagATTAGTgattatgatttaaattttagattaaaaGGGTAAATTGGGATTATAGTATAGAATTTAGAGTGAGTCTTTACATCACACTATCCTGTGGTATACATGTGTTATAAATCACTGCTTAGTTGTTTCTAatagtagaaaatgaaataagTTTACGTGATGGTTCTTGATACGATGCTATGGCCAAAATGTTCACACATCGTTGAAAGGGAGACctagagagtagagagagactGGCAGAAGCATCGACTCGGCAAAAGCCACTCTCATTTCTCTTATCTAAGATATCTTTTGTACATATGAGAATTACACTCAACctttttagaaacataaatgCATGTACATACACTTTTGACTTTTAACACATTTTCACTAAAGCTAATGTCTCTTCCCTCATATCTATGGACATTTTCCTTTTCAGAGTTTTTCAGAGAAAAGTGTACGAAGGagatagaaataaaatatcttaCACCACTTAAGTCTTTGTCCGATTCCCACCTCGTCTTATTGAACAACTTAACATCAAGTAAATATAGACAATTAAAGGTGTTGAAGTCGTAAAGAAATTAGAAATCTGGAAGcattatatagaaattatatcTTCCATAAATAGTAACCAAAGTGATCAGAGCATACAAGGTGAGGAAAACATCTAACTAAATTGatcaaattttgttttggtCTGGTAATATGTCAAAATCTACTAGAGTACTGAAGAGTATCAGAAAATAACtgaaaaatttacaaaaaaaaaaaaccaagtcAAGTTTTATCTTGATTAAAGATCTTAAGATTATAAATGAGATTTAGTTCATAactttgatttatattttttattagtacAACAATATAGCTTTATAAAGATTTTGAAAATCTCcttgtttgatatatataaatacaagtCTGCCAAAATTCAATAAATCATTTGGACTTATATGAAACGtaaaagaatataatataaaacatttttttaaataagtacaATTCCTACCGAcatagaaaataaacaaaaatttagtTTCGACAGTTACTATAATATCTCTCACGGtttttcttaaataagataTGTAAACTGCAACTCATAAATACCtaatttataaggttttttttttttgatcaacttgATATCTCTCACGCTCTTTATAAGGTTTTTCTAAGAAACATTAAATCATCCATTTCACTTAGAAACTAAAAGGGATGTGATGatgttttataaacttttgttACATCTGTTATGAATGAAATAATCTATTTCTGACGCATATGAGCAGAGCAATTCAGAGGCTATAATATGTTCTTTGGGAAAGTGGCCTAATTTGCTTGAGATATTCTTAGGAGTTTTCGGGTGCTTTTACTAATGAAACGCTGTGCGAGTTGGCTAAAAGAAAACCCGCTTCACAATTTCCCCTGGTTAAGCCTCATTTTTTGTGCTACCGAGGAACAAGGGAAAAAACTCTTAACATTACTTACTAAAGGTGATCGGTTCCAAGGGACTGCATgcactaatttatatataatgctacttcttccgtttcatattaagtatcattacagaaagaaaaaaattcattataaaataagtgtcgttttagtaTTTCGATGCAtaatttattaactttattttgcattttatttttctattggttgaaataggAGTAGGTGTATGGgtaataacatttttatatgaaaaacatacaaaattaaatgattTCTTAGTCTGTATGTAAAAGTCTCAGATGATACTTATAATGAAACATATGGAGTAATTTATAGTACTAAATCTGGACAATGCTAAAACAAAGGTGTATAGAAGTTGAAAAGAATTTTTAGACATTGATCATTCTTTACCTTGACTTAAAGAGTTATGAGTGTagctatatttaaatattaaactaataaaaaaacagaagtaTGAAAATATACGGCATAGCTACCAATACTTAATTATTGGCAATGAAGACGGTGTTAATATAGACTAATGCTAACAATTATCATACATACACAAATGTGAAAATTAAATTCACAAGCAAGCACAATGTCGTCATGGATGGAGGATTTCCGAACAATAGAAGTTAGTGAAGTGGTGATAGCACACTCAGGTAGAACGGATGTGTTGATATCAAGATTTGGAGAGAATCTCAAGGGAGGAATCTCTGTGACTCGCATGGAGGAGAGATGGACTCTCCATCGATTGTTTTATTCCGCCTAAGGAGATGAAGATGGATTTTCACCACCAAGACGGTCCAAACACGTTTCCGGATTTATTAGATGAGCggcaaaaattgtaaaataaaaaaaagtcacGACAATTAGTATAGAAAAATTGTGTAAGGGTGATTTTAATATCAAAATGCTTATGGTCAAAACGTTTATGGTCAGGGCTCTGTCTGTTGGCTATCTTGACATACTACAACCAGCTGCTTTACAAATAATAGATTTACGCAAACTTGGGAATCAATCAAAAAGACTTCATATCGTGTAAAATGTCTAAAACTCATGTATtcttcttttacaaaaaaaaaaaaaaaaaactcatgtaATTCTATTACATACTGTTCATATCAAACGTTACATACCTAAGAAATAAGAGTTTTCTCATATTATGCATGTGTTAGAACACGAAACCATATTGCTACCGATGCATACAATTGAGCAACGTGTTTATTACATGATCTATCTGTAGTAGAATATATAAGCATACTACAGTTCTACTATGCCTTGTATGGCTTACAAAACTCTGAAAGATATTtgtttgaaacataaatatacTTCCATATGAATCTTTCTCATATTCCAAACATCAAATCAACACTCGTTAAAGGAAGGAAAAAAATCGAAGAAAGCTTAGCAATCCAAGGGGACACAAGACCACACACAACTCCGAGATCCGCGCTTGGCCTATCTGGTGAACTTCTTCTGGAACTGTGTGAGGACCGGGTAGATATTCTCAAAGGCTTTGTAGGTCTCCTCTCTCTTCTTGGCTCCAGTGATAACAATATTTCCAGACACAAAGATTAGTAGCACAATCTGTGCTCCTTTCATTCCTTTCATCCCTCTGATCCTGTAAATAAGACCCGGAAACATCTCCGGCTCGTAGCTTGCGAAAGCGTGGTGATAGTAGGCAAGACCTTCAAGCCATATAGGAAAACTTCACATCACAAGAAGCTACGATGTTCTGAATCTTGAAATCTTTGAACTTTGCTTGGAATCCAAGTTTCTGAATTATATATCCTAGCGTACTTCCTAGCCGCCAGCTTGGAGGAGTCTTCGGTCTTGGCTCCGGTACAGACCATTCTTCCCGAGGCAAATATCAACGCTGTGGTCTTCGGTTCCCTTATCCTCATGATCACAGCAGCAAAACGTTTAGGGTTATATTCGGCGTTACGTGCTTGCAAAGCTATCGCTTTTAGGTCAAGCTTGCAGTCCAAGTTAACTGTAGAGACGATGTTTTGAAGAGTGGGAACGATCCCTGAAGGATGATTGATAAGGTCCACTGGTTCACTACTCCCTTCAAAATCTTGATCACTCATTCTCCACgatcaaattcaaaattcaatgTCTTGGTTCTTCCTACGTACACGAAATATAGGGTTTCGTAGAAACCGAAAAGATTAGAAACGATGAAGCTTTTTAAGACAAAGATTTGATAACCGGGGAGATTGGTGTTCACACAAGGAGACTGGTTTCGTTCTCTCGCTTAAAGCTCAGACAGGTTTTTGATTTGTGAGATGCCACCGACTTGCGTTTTGGAATTGCCAGTAGGGGCGGACACAGAAACATGTTTAATAGGGGGCACAAAAAAATTtcgttgtattttatttttgagttgGGGTCacttatatacattttatagtatttgttaaagaaaattaaaaagttagtTGGGGGCATGTGCCCCGTACCGTATACTCTCCGTCCGCCTGGAACCTTTATAGAGTTGTATACCGAGGGTGTTTCAGCGTAATCAAgagtttttcctttttataaactcattttcctatttctaataaatatatactcaACAATGAACATATCTGTCAAATTCATTAAGCAACTACTTTTTATTCTGTGAATAAAAAATACCTACTTTTTTTAATTCCAACGAAAAATAATGCACATATATGACTTTATTTTTAACGATTCTCTAGTATGCAACTGAATTACTGATGTACGGAAAACCTCCAACGAAATTTGACAAAGCTTAATCGAATTTTAGCCACATTATTCGATGTTTCACGATATTTTTTCATTATTGAATGACTGATGTACGGGTCTCTCTCATTAGTCATGTTCTTATCAAATAACACGAATAGACCTAGTTGATCTATCAACCCACCCAAAGACATATCGATTTGAGTCAATGGGCTTCTGACTCTTTTTCCACACAAAATAAACAATTACAGCCAAAATAACAGttactaataaaatattttacagtCTCGTACTAATACTCAATAGGACGAAAAGAGGATTGAACATTCGTATTTAGCAGTTCAGCGTGGAACAAGACTGCTTGATTATTTATGATCCGTCTCCCGTAAATTTCGAATGTAAATTTAATCTGTCTGTGATATCATCACACAAGAACTGTCATGATTgttgataatttatttacatGCTAGGCGGTTTTTGTTGTCGTTATTGATGGGTGATTCGTAAATAATTCTCCAACGGTAAATTCTTTCTTGAACCAAATAAGATTAAGTCGGTCGAGAAGACTTGTAAGTTCTACATTCTCTGTTATaatcaaatgattaaaaaacTGTCCATGTGAAATCAAGTAGTAATTAAACAATACCcgaaatataagtttttttgtagtaattaaacatatccgaaatataagttttttttgtagtaattaaacatatactaAACCGAACAAATAAACAAGCTgaaattcattaaataaaaacccGAATTCCTCTCACATCTGATGTGTTTGTTCCCCCCCTTGTCTTTGCGAGAGTAGCCAACCTAAAACGGTAACGCAAACGGGTCCAGCCACTAGCTCCAGCGGGTTCTTTGGGCTTTGGATAGGGCAAGGCCTTGACCACCAGTGTGCAGCCTCCTAGGTCAGTTCCAGACAGCTGAACCGCACGGTGGTTGGAGCCTAGTCCGTAGAAATAGACGAGGGCACggctgataaaaaaaaaaatggttactAAACGAATTGGGTTTTGTAACAAAACTGGAGAAAGGTTCTAACTTCTAACCTGTTGAGAAGGAAAACATCGGTAATCTCGCCACATGTGGAGAAATGGTTACTCAAAGCATTCTTGATACCATCTCtaggaagagaagtggcatatCCAGTCACGGATACGCCTTCGCTACTgcaagagtaaaaaaaaactgCATTGTATTAACACAACTTGCATAAGTAAGAAAATGTGAATAGCATAAATAAAACTTACCGGTTTCTTTGATCATGTGCAACGTGCCTAGCAGCGAGTACATCAGTACTCAACCCAGTGCTGAGGTCACTGAGTCCTGGAGGCAAACTCGTAACGACAATCTTCTTTCCTCCAATATCACTTCCATCGAGTTGCAAGGCTTTGTCTCCTGCGCCTTCTCCACGCAGGATAACAATGCACGACCTCTGGAGCTCATTTGTTACTGGATCGCTGCGAATCTGGATGTTGTGGAATTCTCCACATGCCTTGAAAAGACTCTCCAAAGC
The nucleotide sequence above comes from Brassica napus cultivar Da-Ae chromosome A9, Da-Ae, whole genome shotgun sequence. Encoded proteins:
- the LOC106420146 gene encoding josephin-like protein, with product MSATGTKRINTETTPVQRDASAKQTATKGPYGGKNPGCTTSCGLRLPRKTEASAARWIKHLGCKFAKGLRLVVMRKKRESPASKVSSSSSSGRSQPSIMPISNDSHRSEAIEDCIEFINSSSSFTRSNSTS
- the LOC125578624 gene encoding GDP-mannose transporter GONST2-like isoform X1, with amino-acid sequence MTDVEREAIVNDESEPNRFSDNASKSLVCQLHSGFSERFLRWRRRYLPVGGGTRRGHGSVKLSGPLVSGAAYCVSSCSMIIMNKIVLSSYNFNAGVSLMLYQNLISCLVVALLKLSGVVSVERFNWKLIRVWMPVNVIFVGMLISGMYSLKYINVAMVTILKNATNIITAIGELYMFRKRQNNKVWAAMFMMIISAISGGITDLTFNAVGYTWQTANCVLTASYSLTLRRVMEKAKQSTKSGSLNEVSMVLLNNLLSLPFGIILIILLGEWRYVISTDVTQDAMFWVAATASGFLGLAISFTSMWFLHQTGPTTYSLVGSLNKVPISLSGLVLFDVPLSLPNLFSILFGLFAGVVFARAKMS
- the LOC125578624 gene encoding GDP-mannose transporter GONST2-like isoform X2; this translates as MTDVEREAIVNDESEPNRFSDNASKSLVCQLHSGFSERFLRWRRRYLPVGGGTRRGHGSVKLSGPLVSGAAYCVSSCSMIIMNKIVLSSYNFNAGVSLMLYQNLISCLVVALLKLSGVVSVERFNWKLIRVWMPVNVIFVGMLISGMYSLKYINVAMVTILKNATNIITAIGELYMFRKRQNNKVWAAMFMMIISAISGGITDLTFNAVGYTWQTANCVLTASYSLTLRRVMEKAKQSTKSGSLNEVSMVLLNNLLSLPFGIILIILLGEWRYVISTDVTQDAMFWVAATASGFLGLAISFTSMWFLHQTGPTTLVGSLNKVPISLSGLVLFDVPLSLPNLFSILFGLFAGVVFARAKMS
- the LOC125578623 gene encoding uncharacterized protein LOC125578623, whose translation is MGMKIATTSTLHQCVAHHSSSLSQTLSSSTVSSLSKRRSIGNNGRSLSCELWESSRHTKTHLLRRAFSTSVDPFSEEEFSKKMQELSLKFQVSNEEDNDIFGSHDFSIMDTMKPPWHETVQMSTIERKANSVELPLSLRIIKRKLKMEEEVIKQVGESSAVKRAFSSMVFMIRELQSFTLHMRELLLFEDLQGVLLRVRKEMHASFVWLFQQVFSTTPTLMVSVMILLANFTVYSIGTNSALAAVSLSFDTTETNAGLDKGTYSATTQNLLFFNKSHEKFDSSVIKTFSVSSPTDGGSGGNNIRPAQSGTDGDGSDKFRMLSQFSTSDSDVSASGQEEIKQWNSILEESEKMETLDHETMKQMVSPVEARVEAEESMDYFKTELLYQTGLSQQPHNVLLLANYAQFLYLIIHDYDRAEKYFKRAAKAEPTDAEALNKYATFLWKARNDIGRAEETFLEAISADPTNSFYSANYAHFLWNTGGDETCFPLDAPLQQNTT
- the LOC125578625 gene encoding nucleolin 1-like, which encodes MEGSPLANFVKESMERSRSSPRISAPYTWKRPFSADAHLEVVKSYYDYVKSRIRIGVEGYDTSLQPIELYRALESLFKACGEFHNIQIRSDPVTNELQRSCIVILRGEGAGDKALQLDGSDIGGKKIVVTSLPPGLSDLSTGLSTDVLAARHVAHDQRNRSEGVSVTGYATSLPRDGIKNALSNHFSTCGEITDVFLLNSRALVYFYGLGSNHRAVQLSGTDLGGCTLVVKALPYPKPKEPAGASGWTRLRYRFRLATLAKTRGGTNTSDVRGIRVFI